One window of the Janthinobacterium sp. PAMC25594 genome contains the following:
- a CDS encoding response regulator: MANILVVDDEMGIRELLSEILGDEGHAIQLAENAQQAREARAAGAPDLVLLDIWMPDTDGVTLLKEWQRDGLLTMPVIMMSGHATIDTAVEATRIGAMNFLEKPIALQKLLKAVQQGLTRAQETVRAPSVAPRPMAPVVAEESSHPVPSFGGSAPQQLMVRPGIAVPAVAEGHGYNLSFDLPLREARDAFERMYFEHHLGREGGSMTRVAEKTGLERTHLYRKLKQLGVEPGKLAKKSL, translated from the coding sequence ATGGCAAACATACTCGTAGTGGATGATGAAATGGGTATCCGTGAGTTGCTCTCGGAAATTCTGGGCGACGAAGGACATGCTATCCAGCTGGCCGAAAATGCGCAGCAGGCGCGTGAAGCGCGTGCCGCCGGTGCGCCGGATCTGGTATTGCTGGATATCTGGATGCCCGACACCGATGGCGTGACCCTGCTCAAGGAATGGCAGCGTGACGGCTTGCTGACCATGCCGGTGATCATGATGTCGGGCCACGCCACCATCGATACGGCGGTCGAGGCGACGCGCATCGGTGCCATGAATTTCCTGGAAAAACCGATTGCTCTGCAAAAACTGCTGAAAGCAGTCCAGCAAGGCTTGACGCGGGCACAGGAAACCGTGCGCGCGCCGAGCGTGGCGCCGCGTCCCATGGCACCCGTGGTGGCCGAAGAAAGCAGCCATCCCGTGCCCAGTTTTGGCGGCAGTGCGCCGCAACAGCTGATGGTGCGCCCAGGCATCGCCGTACCGGCGGTGGCTGAAGGCCATGGCTATAACCTGTCGTTCGATTTGCCGTTACGCGAGGCGCGCGACGCGTTCGAGCGCATGTATTTCGAACACCACCTGGGCCGCGAAGGCGGCAGCATGACCCGCGTGGCGGAAAAAACAGGCCTGGAACGTACCCATTTGTACCGCAAGCTGAAACAGTTGGGCGTCGAACCGGGCAAGCTGGCCAAGAAAAGCCTGTGA
- a CDS encoding GTPase, translated as MTAAVRRPTPLTLVSGGRAAGREASIAQALALDEPAAVILEGLADGNAILADLAGQVSPSPPFPLQLLRIAPGCLCCSGNLVLRVTLNRLLRHPPARLFISLADATHIEQLRAWLTASPYDVLLALQADIVLS; from the coding sequence GTGACGGCAGCCGTGCGGCGTCCGACGCCGCTGACCCTTGTCAGCGGTGGACGCGCCGCCGGGCGCGAGGCCTCCATCGCGCAAGCCTTGGCGCTGGACGAGCCGGCCGCCGTGATCCTTGAGGGATTGGCTGACGGCAACGCCATCCTGGCCGACCTGGCCGGGCAAGTTTCCCCTTCTCCACCATTTCCATTGCAACTGTTGCGCATCGCGCCCGGTTGCCTGTGCTGCAGCGGCAATCTCGTATTGCGTGTAACATTGAATCGTCTGCTGCGCCATCCTCCCGCGCGCTTGTTCATCAGCCTGGCCGATGCCACGCACATCGAACAATTGCGCGCCTGGCTCACTGCCAGTCCCTACGACGTCCTGCTGGCGCTGCAAGCCGACATCGTGCTTTCTTGA
- a CDS encoding EAL and HDOD domain-containing protein, producing MIDISSNDITPKPLRVREFYLGRQPILDRNQALFGYELLFRNAPVGPANITSDLSATASVIAHASQLGMEKVIGDALGFVNVDADVIMSDIFVFLPREKVVLEIVESMPVTPEVRARISELVGHGFTFALENVVADTSQVQELLPLVQYVKMDMSTVDPKVLAALAPRFKQESKKLVAEKVETREEFKSGLDLGFDYFQGYYFAKPAIMTGKKLSPSQLAVMELMTLVTSDADNMDIERAIKRDVSLALNLLRLVNTPAVGARQRIDSLSQAVTVLGRRQLQRWLQIMLYAEPSKRGHSMTPLLMLATTRGRLLELLAHKLRPNHAHSADIAFTVGIMSLMDTLFGVPMSEILSQIEVIDEVAEALLSREGFYGDLLRLAECIERIEDMEGEIVPTLRDLAMSPDDLVELEMAAYEWSDNVVRYAL from the coding sequence ATGATCGATATTTCCAGCAATGACATCACCCCGAAACCCTTGCGCGTGCGCGAGTTCTATCTGGGTCGACAACCTATCCTTGACCGCAATCAAGCCCTGTTTGGCTATGAGTTGCTATTCCGCAACGCTCCGGTCGGTCCCGCCAACATCACCAGCGACCTGTCCGCCACGGCTTCCGTGATCGCCCACGCATCCCAGCTGGGGATGGAAAAGGTGATCGGCGACGCGCTCGGTTTCGTCAACGTCGATGCCGACGTGATCATGAGCGATATCTTCGTTTTCCTGCCACGTGAAAAAGTCGTGCTGGAAATCGTCGAATCGATGCCCGTCACGCCGGAAGTGCGCGCGCGCATCAGTGAACTGGTGGGCCACGGTTTTACTTTCGCGCTGGAAAACGTGGTGGCCGACACGTCGCAAGTGCAGGAACTGTTGCCGCTGGTGCAATACGTCAAGATGGACATGAGCACGGTCGACCCGAAAGTGCTGGCGGCGCTGGCGCCCCGTTTCAAGCAGGAAAGCAAGAAACTGGTGGCGGAAAAGGTCGAGACGCGCGAAGAATTCAAGTCGGGCCTGGACCTGGGCTTCGATTATTTCCAGGGTTATTATTTCGCCAAGCCCGCCATCATGACGGGCAAGAAGCTGTCGCCGTCGCAACTGGCCGTCATGGAACTGATGACACTGGTGACGTCCGACGCCGACAACATGGATATCGAGCGCGCCATCAAGCGCGATGTGTCGCTGGCCCTGAACTTGCTGCGCCTGGTCAATACACCGGCCGTGGGTGCGCGCCAGCGCATCGATTCGCTGAGCCAGGCCGTGACCGTGCTGGGCCGCCGCCAATTGCAGCGCTGGCTGCAAATCATGCTGTACGCGGAGCCAAGCAAGCGCGGCCATAGCATGACGCCGCTGCTGATGCTGGCCACCACGCGCGGCCGTTTGCTCGAATTGCTCGCGCATAAACTGCGACCGAACCACGCCCATTCGGCCGATATCGCCTTTACGGTCGGCATCATGTCCCTGATGGATACCCTGTTCGGCGTGCCGATGTCGGAAATCCTCAGCCAGATCGAAGTGATCGATGAAGTGGCTGAAGCGCTGCTGTCGCGCGAAGGCTTCTACGGCGACCTGCTGCGCCTGGCCGAATGCATCGAGCGCATCGAAGACATGGAAGGCGAGATCGTACCGACCCTGCGCGACCTGGCCATGTCGCCGGACGACCTGGTGGAGCTGGAAATGGCCGCTTACGAATGGAGCGATAACGTTGTCAGGTATGCGCTGTAG
- a CDS encoding DUF4390 domain-containing protein, giving the protein MTTRLFRLLALLLMLACTMPRAQAADMVEITRAYIESSEEGYKLAATYSFDLNHDLDDAVQHGVPLFFTTEIELTRPRWYWFDEKAIVARQTSRLSYNVLTRQYHVSGGGLQQSFPTLDDALFLIRRPSRWLVAPRGALKVGQTYNVTLRMGMDRDYLPKPIQVNAFNNSDWRLASNKKTFLYTAE; this is encoded by the coding sequence GTGACAACACGACTCTTCCGACTCCTGGCCCTGCTGCTGATGCTGGCATGTACCATGCCGCGCGCGCAAGCCGCCGACATGGTCGAGATCACCCGCGCCTACATCGAATCGAGCGAAGAGGGCTACAAGCTGGCCGCCACCTACTCCTTTGATCTCAATCACGACCTCGATGATGCCGTGCAGCATGGCGTGCCCCTGTTTTTCACGACAGAAATCGAACTGACCCGGCCCCGCTGGTACTGGTTCGATGAAAAGGCCATCGTGGCGCGCCAGACCAGCCGGCTGTCGTACAACGTGCTCACGCGCCAGTATCATGTGTCGGGCGGCGGCTTGCAGCAAAGCTTCCCCACGCTCGACGATGCGCTGTTCCTGATCCGCCGTCCCAGCCGCTGGCTGGTGGCGCCGCGCGGCGCGCTGAAAGTCGGGCAGACGTATAACGTCACCTTGCGCATGGGCATGGACCGCGACTACCTGCCCAAGCCGATACAGGTGAATGCCTTCAATAACAGCGACTGGCGCCTGGCTTCGAATAAAAAAACCTTCTTGTATACGGCGGAGTAG
- a CDS encoding PAS domain-containing sensor histidine kinase, which translates to MSQALRYLLVVGGGIVSILLFLLASASDNSGFFDRYYTWLLGLNAAVAVALLALVGISLGRLYARYKSGKFGSKLMTRLVMLFAAVGILPGLVIFLVSVQFVSHSIESWFNVKIEAALESGIELGRAGLDAALVELDHRGHKVVAELGTDPAAGPAVLTSLLREEGMQNVMVVSGDGVLLASAGPHSAADLPTPAMLVQAASPAGYAYAEGGQELHDDGAESGGGGFRAGTPASLETATSLRLRVLVPVPGPSVSPRYLQLLQSAPPKLATNGEVLRAAYSEYKERFVARVGLRKMYMEILTLTLLLAIFGAIGSAFLIAGNLAQPLLLLAEGTRAVAEGDLSPRPIVATKDELGTLTQSFNIMTRQLLDARTAVESNRAALQNAKAHLESVLANMSAGVMVLDGDFKLVTCNESVERILQHSGMSIVGQPLAHIAGMEEFGGAIISAFTAQSAQSASGRNQQRLHWQRQIEIPRRLGSSADEHDITLLARGSRLPLESGSGYIVVFDDISDVISAQRSIAWGEVARRLAHEIKNPLTPIQLSAERLQMKLEGKLEQPDADLLNRATTTIVKQVDAMKRMVDDFRDYARTPPAVLTPLRLNELIEEILNLYLRGDDGDIIHPQLAPNLPMVMGDPTQLRQVIHNLLQNAQDAMADLPPDSPHPRIDVRTEAIHYRSADGGVNIAVRLAITDNGPGFAPKILARAFEPYVTSKARGTGLGLAMVKKIIDEHGGRIDIENRVDGNGASVVILLLKLAPDTPAQDFLA; encoded by the coding sequence GTGAGTCAAGCATTACGCTATCTGCTGGTGGTGGGCGGCGGCATTGTCAGTATCCTGCTGTTCCTGCTGGCGTCGGCTTCCGACAATTCCGGTTTTTTCGACCGCTATTACACCTGGCTGCTGGGCCTGAACGCCGCCGTGGCCGTGGCCCTGCTGGCGCTGGTGGGCATTTCCCTGGGCCGCCTGTACGCGCGCTACAAGAGCGGCAAGTTCGGCTCCAAGCTGATGACACGTTTGGTGATGCTGTTCGCCGCCGTCGGCATCCTGCCGGGCCTGGTGATTTTTCTTGTCTCTGTACAATTCGTCTCCCACTCCATCGAATCCTGGTTCAACGTCAAGATCGAAGCGGCGCTGGAATCGGGGATTGAGTTGGGTCGCGCCGGCCTCGATGCGGCCCTGGTCGAGCTGGACCACCGGGGGCACAAGGTGGTCGCGGAACTGGGCACCGATCCGGCGGCGGGTCCGGCCGTGCTGACCAGCCTGCTGCGCGAAGAAGGCATGCAAAATGTCATGGTTGTCAGCGGCGACGGCGTGCTGCTGGCCAGCGCCGGACCACACAGCGCGGCTGACTTGCCCACGCCGGCCATGCTGGTGCAGGCCGCCTCTCCGGCCGGCTATGCTTACGCCGAAGGGGGGCAAGAGTTGCACGATGATGGCGCGGAGTCGGGCGGTGGTGGTTTCCGTGCGGGCACGCCGGCGTCGCTGGAAACGGCGACCAGCCTGCGTTTGCGCGTGCTGGTGCCCGTACCCGGACCCTCCGTCTCGCCCCGCTACCTGCAATTGCTGCAATCGGCGCCGCCCAAGCTGGCGACGAACGGCGAGGTGCTGCGGGCCGCCTACAGCGAATACAAGGAACGTTTCGTCGCGCGCGTGGGCTTGCGCAAGATGTACATGGAAATCCTCACCTTGACCTTGCTGCTGGCCATCTTTGGCGCCATCGGCAGCGCTTTCCTGATTGCGGGCAACCTGGCCCAGCCCCTGCTGCTGCTGGCGGAAGGCACGCGCGCCGTGGCCGAGGGCGACCTGTCGCCGCGCCCCATCGTCGCCACCAAGGATGAACTGGGTACCCTGACGCAGTCGTTCAATATCATGACGCGCCAGTTGCTCGATGCGCGCACGGCCGTGGAAAGCAACCGTGCCGCGCTGCAAAACGCCAAGGCCCACCTGGAATCGGTGCTGGCGAACATGTCGGCCGGCGTGATGGTGCTCGACGGCGATTTCAAGCTGGTGACGTGCAATGAATCGGTCGAGCGCATCTTGCAGCATTCGGGCATGAGCATCGTGGGGCAGCCGCTGGCGCATATTGCTGGAATGGAAGAGTTTGGCGGCGCCATCATCAGCGCCTTCACGGCGCAAAGCGCACAATCGGCGTCGGGCCGCAACCAGCAGCGCCTGCACTGGCAGCGCCAGATCGAGATTCCGCGCCGCCTGGGTAGCAGTGCCGACGAGCATGACATCACCCTGCTGGCGCGCGGTTCGCGCTTGCCGCTGGAGTCCGGCAGCGGCTACATCGTCGTCTTCGATGATATTTCCGACGTGATTTCTGCACAGCGCTCGATCGCCTGGGGCGAGGTGGCGCGCCGCCTGGCGCATGAAATCAAGAATCCGCTCACGCCCATCCAGCTGTCGGCCGAACGCCTGCAGATGAAGCTCGAAGGCAAGCTGGAGCAGCCCGATGCGGACTTGCTCAACCGCGCCACCACCACCATCGTCAAGCAGGTCGATGCGATGAAGCGCATGGTCGATGACTTCCGCGACTATGCGCGCACGCCGCCGGCCGTGCTCACGCCGTTGCGCCTGAACGAACTGATCGAAGAGATCCTGAACCTGTACCTGCGCGGCGATGATGGCGACATCATCCACCCGCAACTGGCGCCGAATTTGCCGATGGTGATGGGCGATCCGACCCAGTTGCGCCAGGTGATCCATAACTTGCTGCAGAACGCGCAGGACGCCATGGCCGACCTGCCGCCGGACTCGCCGCATCCGCGGATTGACGTAAGGACGGAAGCAATTCATTATCGCAGTGCGGACGGCGGCGTGAATATCGCCGTGCGGCTGGCCATCACCGACAATGGCCCTGGTTTCGCGCCAAAAATCCTGGCGCGCGCCTTCGAACCCTATGTGACCTCGAAGGCGCGCGGCACGGGATTGGGCCTGGCGATGGTCAAGAAAATTATCGATGAACATGGTGGACGCATCGATATCGAGAACCGGGTCGACGGCAATGGCGCTTCGGTGGTCATTTTGCTGTTAAAGTTAGCTCCCGACACTCCTGCCCAGGATTTCCTGGCGTGA
- the argS gene encoding arginine--tRNA ligase, producing the protein MLAQQKQEIIALFQAALAPVLAGTTLTPSVVLERPRDASHGDVACNIAMQLAKQLKQNPRELAQTIVSAVLANPAGKGLVEAVEIAGPGFINVRVSNAAKQAVVKSILSEADGYGRSTAGAGKQVILEFVSANPTGPLHVGHGRQAALGDALSSLFDAQGYQVTREFYYNDAGVQIQTLANSVQARARGFKPGDAEWPEPAYNGDYIADIANDFKAGKTVSASDGLPATANGNIDDIDSIRPFAVTYLRNEQDIDLQAFGVKFDNYYLESSLYADGKVNSAVETLIKAGHTYEQDGALWLRTTDFGDDKDRVMRKTDGTYTYFVPDVAYHLVKWQRGFVQAINIQGSDHHGTIARVRAGLQAVDMGIPQGYPDYVLHKMVTVMKDGEEVKISKRAGSYVTVRDLIEWSGGGDIAKGRDAVRFFLISRKADTEFVFDVDVALKTTDENPVYYVQYAHARICRILENWGGDESTVAGVDLSPLTAPTEATLLATLAAYPETLARAQAELGPHQVAFYLRDLAANLHSFYFAEKVLVEEDAVKMARLALVIAARQVLRNGLALIGVSAPNKM; encoded by the coding sequence ATGCTCGCCCAACAGAAACAAGAAATCATCGCCCTGTTCCAGGCCGCCCTCGCTCCCGTCCTGGCCGGCACTACGCTGACGCCATCCGTGGTGCTCGAGCGACCACGCGACGCATCGCATGGCGACGTCGCCTGCAACATCGCCATGCAACTGGCCAAGCAGCTGAAACAGAATCCGCGCGAACTGGCGCAAACCATCGTCAGCGCCGTGCTGGCCAATCCGGCCGGCAAGGGCCTGGTCGAGGCAGTGGAAATCGCCGGCCCCGGCTTCATCAACGTGCGCGTGTCAAACGCCGCCAAGCAAGCCGTGGTGAAAAGCATCTTGAGCGAGGCCGACGGCTATGGCCGCAGCACGGCCGGCGCCGGCAAGCAGGTCATCCTCGAATTCGTCTCGGCCAACCCGACCGGCCCCCTGCACGTGGGCCACGGCCGCCAGGCGGCGCTGGGCGACGCCCTGTCCTCGCTGTTCGATGCGCAAGGCTACCAGGTGACGCGCGAGTTCTACTATAACGACGCGGGCGTGCAAATCCAGACCCTGGCCAATTCCGTGCAGGCGCGCGCGCGCGGCTTCAAGCCGGGCGACGCCGAATGGCCGGAGCCGGCCTACAACGGCGACTACATCGCCGATATCGCCAACGATTTCAAGGCCGGCAAGACCGTGTCGGCCAGCGATGGCTTGCCCGCCACGGCGAATGGCAACATCGACGACATCGATTCGATCCGCCCGTTCGCCGTCACCTACCTGCGCAACGAGCAGGACATCGACTTGCAGGCCTTCGGCGTCAAATTCGACAATTACTACCTGGAGTCCTCGCTGTACGCGGACGGCAAGGTCAACAGCGCGGTGGAAACCTTGATCAAGGCGGGCCACACCTACGAGCAGGATGGCGCGCTGTGGCTGCGCACCACCGACTTCGGCGACGACAAGGACCGCGTCATGCGCAAGACGGACGGCACCTACACGTATTTCGTGCCGGACGTGGCGTATCACCTGGTGAAATGGCAGCGCGGCTTCGTGCAGGCCATCAATATCCAGGGCAGCGATCACCACGGCACCATCGCGCGCGTGCGCGCCGGCCTGCAGGCGGTCGACATGGGCATCCCGCAAGGCTACCCCGACTACGTGCTGCACAAGATGGTCACCGTCATGAAGGACGGCGAGGAAGTCAAGATTTCGAAGCGCGCCGGCTCCTACGTGACCGTGCGCGACCTGATCGAATGGTCGGGCGGCGGCGACATCGCCAAAGGCCGCGACGCCGTGCGCTTCTTCCTGATCTCGCGCAAGGCCGACACGGAATTCGTCTTCGACGTCGACGTGGCGCTGAAAACCACCGATGAAAACCCCGTCTATTACGTGCAGTACGCGCATGCGCGCATCTGCCGCATCCTGGAAAACTGGGGCGGCGATGAAAGCACGGTCGCCGGCGTGGATTTATCTCCACTGACGGCGCCGACCGAAGCGACCCTGCTGGCGACCCTGGCCGCCTACCCGGAAACGCTGGCGCGCGCGCAAGCGGAACTGGGACCGCACCAGGTGGCGTTCTACCTGCGCGACCTGGCTGCCAACCTGCACAGCTTCTACTTCGCCGAAAAAGTGCTGGTCGAGGAAGACGCCGTCAAGATGGCGCGCCTGGCCCTCGTCATCGCCGCGCGCCAGGTGCTGCGCAACGGCCTGGCACTGATCGGCGTATCCGCGCCAAACAAAATGTAA
- a CDS encoding SPOR domain-containing protein: MNHASRFSSTRRQQGNTLVGIIIGLVIGLGIAVVVALVITKGASPFTDKSGKAGKSAEPTAGQIADPNKPMYGNKEAAKEAARDFSKEPREIAAPTQPAAPAPAPTTAQQPKAPPPDALQELIGTLKDKPTPKTPAAPAPAPQAKADVKAEAKADAASDKWIYYLQAGAFHDMSDAESTRGKLALLGFEAAISDRSTDAGVLHRVRIGPFNQLEAMNRARTKLSENGIDVAVVRNQK; encoded by the coding sequence ATGAATCATGCTTCCCGCTTCTCTTCGACCCGGCGCCAGCAGGGCAACACGCTGGTCGGCATCATCATCGGCCTGGTCATCGGCCTGGGCATCGCCGTGGTGGTCGCCCTGGTGATCACCAAGGGCGCCTCGCCCTTCACCGACAAGTCGGGCAAGGCCGGCAAGTCGGCCGAACCGACGGCCGGCCAGATCGCCGACCCGAACAAGCCGATGTACGGCAACAAGGAAGCGGCCAAGGAAGCGGCGCGCGACTTCTCCAAAGAGCCGCGCGAAATCGCCGCGCCGACGCAGCCAGCCGCACCGGCGCCTGCGCCCACCACCGCGCAGCAGCCGAAGGCGCCGCCGCCGGACGCGCTGCAGGAACTCATCGGTACACTGAAGGACAAGCCGACGCCGAAAACGCCGGCGGCGCCAGCGCCAGCACCGCAAGCCAAGGCCGACGTGAAAGCCGAAGCCAAGGCCGATGCCGCCAGCGACAAATGGATTTATTATCTGCAGGCCGGCGCCTTCCATGACATGTCGGACGCCGAAAGCACGCGCGGCAAACTGGCGCTGCTGGGCTTCGAAGCGGCCATCAGCGACCGCAGCACCGATGCCGGCGTGCTGCACCGCGTGCGCATCGGGCCGTTCAACCAGCTCGAAGCGATGAACCGCGCGCGCACCAAGCTGTCTGAAAACGGCATCGATGTCGCCGTCGTCCGCAACCAAAAATAA
- a CDS encoding SPW repeat protein, translating to MASNFKLKRWQDQVILLLGLWLLVSPWAFSYSEGSPQMINAFASGLVIAVLAAFDLYKTYFWAVVVNLLVGVWVAVSPWVLRLADQRVVMWNELIVGIAVVVLALWELRTDPELHKHWPGAAA from the coding sequence ATGGCAAGCAATTTCAAACTGAAACGCTGGCAAGATCAAGTGATCCTGTTGCTGGGCCTGTGGCTGCTCGTTTCGCCCTGGGCTTTTTCCTATTCCGAAGGCTCACCGCAGATGATCAACGCCTTTGCCTCGGGCCTGGTGATCGCCGTGCTGGCCGCCTTCGACCTGTACAAGACCTATTTCTGGGCCGTCGTCGTCAACCTGCTGGTGGGCGTCTGGGTCGCCGTCTCGCCATGGGTCCTGCGGCTGGCCGACCAGCGCGTCGTCATGTGGAACGAGCTGATCGTCGGCATCGCCGTCGTCGTGCTGGCACTGTGGGAACTGCGCACCGACCCCGAGCTGCACAAGCACTGGCCCGGCGCGGCAGCGTAG
- the rsmB gene encoding 16S rRNA (cytosine(967)-C(5))-methyltransferase RsmB produces the protein MNKRPTLKLKTKPAPGQAPAAPKLRPSYHPDLKPVLQPGFQPDLRADSLAFCLLGAANAVAQVRTGTALPQALAKVFAQSNASPQARGAIQDISYRTMRQLGRSETLVGLMMSKAPEPPMLAALLCCALSLMSAEPDEQPYEEFTVVDQAVTVATSHPDLAHAKGMVNAVLRRFLRERKSLLEAALQQPLAQWNYPQWWIDSLRLAYPRDWQAILTAGNAVPPLTLRVNRRKSTVEAYLAVLQEAGIAARQVGPFAVRLDKPIGVALIPGFEQGVVSVQDAGAQLAAPLLDLQDGMRVLDACAAPGGKTCHILELADVHVTAIDADAKRLPRIAENLERLGLDATLKAQDAQSSAWWDGQQYDRILADVPCTASGIVRRHPDIRWLRRKGDAFQLATLSSKILDNLWQMLRPDGKLLFVTCSLWPQESEAQAAAFAMRNNATRLTAPGQLLPTGSAEQDHDGLFYALFQKNAA, from the coding sequence ATGAACAAGCGCCCCACGCTGAAATTGAAAACCAAGCCGGCGCCAGGCCAGGCGCCTGCCGCACCGAAATTGCGTCCCAGCTACCATCCCGACCTGAAACCGGTCTTGCAGCCAGGCTTCCAACCCGATTTGCGCGCCGACTCGCTGGCGTTTTGCCTGCTGGGCGCTGCCAATGCCGTGGCGCAAGTACGCACGGGAACGGCCCTGCCGCAGGCGCTGGCCAAGGTGTTTGCACAATCGAACGCCAGCCCGCAGGCGCGCGGCGCCATCCAGGATATTTCCTACCGTACCATGCGCCAACTGGGCCGCAGCGAAACGCTGGTCGGCCTGATGATGTCGAAGGCGCCCGAGCCGCCGATGCTGGCCGCCCTGCTGTGCTGCGCGCTGTCGCTGATGTCGGCCGAGCCGGACGAGCAGCCGTACGAAGAATTCACGGTGGTCGACCAGGCTGTCACGGTGGCCACCTCGCACCCTGACCTGGCGCATGCCAAGGGCATGGTGAATGCCGTGTTGCGACGTTTCTTGCGCGAGCGCAAGTCCTTGCTGGAAGCGGCCCTGCAGCAACCTTTGGCGCAATGGAATTATCCGCAATGGTGGATCGATTCGCTGCGCCTGGCTTATCCGCGCGACTGGCAAGCCATTTTGACCGCCGGCAATGCCGTGCCGCCATTGACCCTGCGCGTGAATCGCCGCAAGAGTACGGTCGAAGCGTATCTGGCCGTGTTGCAGGAAGCGGGTATCGCCGCGCGCCAGGTGGGACCGTTTGCCGTACGCCTGGACAAGCCCATCGGCGTGGCGCTGATTCCAGGCTTCGAGCAGGGCGTCGTCTCCGTGCAGGATGCTGGTGCGCAACTGGCCGCGCCGCTGCTGGACTTGCAGGATGGCATGCGCGTGCTGGACGCCTGCGCGGCGCCGGGCGGCAAGACGTGCCACATCCTGGAACTGGCCGACGTGCACGTGACGGCCATCGATGCGGACGCCAAACGCTTGCCGCGCATCGCGGAAAACCTTGAGCGCCTGGGCCTGGACGCTACCTTGAAGGCGCAGGATGCGCAATCGAGCGCATGGTGGGACGGCCAGCAGTACGACCGCATCCTGGCCGACGTGCCGTGCACGGCCTCGGGCATCGTGCGTCGCCATCCCGACATTCGCTGGTTGCGCCGCAAGGGCGACGCGTTCCAACTTGCAACACTTTCCTCCAAAATTCTGGACAACCTGTGGCAGATGCTGCGCCCCGATGGTAAATTGCTGTTCGTGACATGTTCACTGTGGCCGCAAGAGTCCGAGGCACAGGCGGCGGCATTTGCGATGCGTAATAATGCGACCCGATTGACAGCGCCTGGCCAGCTGTTGCCGACTGGTAGCGCGGAGCAGGACCATGACGGTTTGTTCTATGCGCTATTCCAAAAAAATGCGGCTTGA
- a CDS encoding DUF3567 domain-containing protein gives MNLIYNSEQYSVVEFGADVDLEALRFGGYEIVDKGCKRETFIAGILAQNFRRDVTELIASEPSMEEIDEFLGSYDSLMSQPVLLH, from the coding sequence ATGAATCTGATCTATAACAGCGAACAATACAGCGTCGTGGAATTCGGCGCCGACGTCGACCTGGAAGCCCTGCGCTTTGGCGGCTATGAAATCGTCGACAAGGGCTGCAAACGCGAGACGTTTATCGCCGGCATCCTTGCGCAAAACTTCCGCCGCGACGTGACGGAATTGATCGCCAGCGAACCCAGCATGGAAGAGATCGATGAATTTTTGGGCAGCTACGATTCCCTCATGAGCCAGCCAGTCCTGTTGCACTAG
- a CDS encoding class II glutamine amidotransferase, with product MCQLLGMNCNVPTDIVFSFTGFAMRGGHTDTHHDGWGIAFFEGAGVRHFVDHQAAIASPVAELIKRYPIKSRNVIAHIRKATQGQVALENCHPFVRELWGRYWVFAHNGDLKQFHPVLTGSYRPVGCTDSELAFCYLLQELHARFGDAPPALPQLHAALAELLPSIAAHGTFNMMLSSGEALFAHCSTSLHYLVRQHPFPTAKLSDEDLSVDFSQVTTPQDRVAVIVTQPLTTNEQWTAFAPGELKLFVDGMV from the coding sequence ATGTGCCAACTTCTCGGAATGAATTGCAATGTCCCCACGGACATTGTCTTTAGTTTTACCGGCTTCGCCATGCGCGGCGGCCATACCGATACCCACCATGACGGCTGGGGCATCGCCTTTTTCGAGGGCGCCGGCGTGCGCCATTTCGTCGACCACCAGGCGGCCATCGCCTCGCCCGTGGCCGAACTGATCAAACGCTACCCGATCAAGTCGCGCAATGTCATCGCGCATATCCGCAAGGCCACGCAAGGCCAGGTGGCGCTGGAAAATTGCCACCCGTTCGTGCGCGAACTGTGGGGCCGCTACTGGGTATTCGCCCACAATGGCGATTTGAAACAATTTCATCCCGTGCTGACGGGCAGTTACCGCCCCGTCGGCTGCACGGACAGCGAACTGGCTTTCTGCTATCTGCTGCAGGAATTGCATGCGCGCTTTGGCGATGCTCCTCCGGCCTTGCCGCAACTGCATGCCGCGCTGGCGGAATTGTTGCCCAGCATCGCCGCCCACGGCACCTTCAACATGATGCTGTCGAGCGGCGAGGCGCTGTTTGCCCATTGCTCGACCAGCTTGCACTATCTGGTGCGACAACATCCGTTTCCAACTGCTAAACTCTCCGATGAAGACCTGAGCGTGGACTTTTCCCAGGTGACGACGCCCCAGGACCGCGTGGCCGTGATCGTTACCCAGCCGCTGACGACGAATGAGCAGTGGACGGCGTTTGCGCCCGGTGAATTGAAATTATTTGTCGACGGGATGGTGTAA